A stretch of the Streptomyces sp. NBC_00078 genome encodes the following:
- a CDS encoding DUF6158 family protein, with translation MTGVDPSRLDDQQLMKELETIHRTRHDTLLYASTDALRAHNDRMAQLEGEYLRRNPRRTVAAGRTREGARDRQCGESATPRS, from the coding sequence ATGACCGGAGTCGACCCCAGCCGGCTGGACGACCAGCAGCTCATGAAGGAACTGGAGACGATCCACCGCACGCGCCACGACACGCTGCTCTACGCCTCCACCGACGCGTTGCGGGCCCACAACGATCGTATGGCCCAGCTGGAGGGCGAGTATCTGCGCCGCAACCCGCGGCGCACGGTGGCGGCGGGCCGCACCCGCGAAGGCGCCCGGGACCGCCAGTGCGGGGAGTCGGCGACTCCCCGCAGCTGA
- a CDS encoding ABC-F family ATP-binding cassette domain-containing protein: MGHLEAAHLEYYLPDGRALLGDVSFRVGEGAAVALVGPNGAGKTTLLRLISGELKPHGGTVTVSGGLGVMRQFVGSVRDETTVRDLLVSVAPPRIREAAEAVDRAEHLIMTVDDEAAQLKYAQALSDWAEARGYEAETLWDMCTTAALGVPYEKAQFRQVGTLSGGEQKRLVLEALLRGTDEVLLLDEPDNYLDVPGKRWLEERLKETRKTVLFVSHDRELLARSAEKIVSVEPSPAGADAWVHGGGFATYHDARRERFARFEELRRRWDEKHAQLKKLVLNLRQAASISHELASRYQAAQTRLRKFEEAGPPPEPPREQDIRMRLKGGRTGVRAVTCKGLELTGLMKPFDLEVFYGERVAVLGSNGSGKSHFLRLLAGGEVAHTGEWKLGARVVPGHFAQTHAHPELQGRPLLDILWKEHAQDRGAAMSRLRRYELTGQAEQTFDRLSGGQQARFQILLLELEGVTALLLDEPTDNLDLESAEALQEGLEAFDGTVLAVTHDRWFARSFDRYLVFGSDGRVRETAEPVWDERRVERAR; this comes from the coding sequence ATGGGACATCTGGAAGCCGCACACCTCGAGTACTACCTCCCCGACGGGAGGGCGCTGCTCGGCGATGTGTCCTTCCGGGTGGGCGAAGGGGCCGCCGTGGCCCTGGTCGGGCCCAACGGCGCGGGCAAGACGACCCTGCTGCGGCTGATCTCCGGTGAGCTGAAACCGCACGGCGGCACCGTCACCGTCAGTGGCGGCCTGGGTGTGATGCGGCAGTTCGTGGGGTCCGTACGGGACGAGACGACCGTGCGGGACCTGCTCGTGTCGGTCGCGCCGCCCCGCATCCGCGAGGCAGCCGAGGCCGTCGACAGGGCCGAGCACCTCATCATGACCGTCGACGACGAGGCGGCCCAGCTGAAGTACGCGCAGGCGCTCTCCGACTGGGCCGAGGCGCGCGGGTACGAGGCGGAGACGCTGTGGGACATGTGCACCACGGCCGCGCTCGGGGTGCCGTACGAGAAGGCGCAGTTCCGGCAGGTGGGCACGCTGTCCGGCGGTGAGCAGAAGCGGCTCGTGCTGGAGGCGCTGCTGCGCGGCACCGACGAGGTGCTGCTCCTCGACGAGCCGGACAACTACCTCGACGTGCCCGGCAAGCGATGGCTGGAGGAGCGGCTGAAGGAGACCCGCAAGACGGTCCTCTTCGTCTCCCACGACCGCGAACTCCTCGCCCGGTCCGCCGAGAAGATCGTCTCCGTGGAGCCCTCACCCGCCGGCGCCGACGCCTGGGTGCACGGCGGCGGCTTCGCCACGTACCACGACGCCCGGCGCGAACGCTTCGCCCGCTTCGAGGAGTTGCGCAGGCGGTGGGACGAGAAGCACGCCCAGCTGAAGAAGCTGGTCCTGAATCTCCGTCAGGCGGCCAGCATCAGCCACGAGCTGGCGTCCCGCTACCAGGCCGCCCAGACCCGGCTGCGCAAGTTCGAGGAGGCCGGGCCGCCGCCCGAGCCGCCGCGCGAGCAGGACATCCGGATGCGGCTCAAGGGCGGCCGCACCGGCGTAAGGGCCGTCACCTGCAAGGGACTTGAACTCACCGGTCTGATGAAGCCCTTCGACCTGGAGGTCTTCTACGGCGAACGCGTCGCCGTCCTCGGTTCGAACGGCTCCGGCAAGTCGCACTTCCTGCGGCTGCTGGCCGGCGGCGAGGTGGCGCACACGGGGGAGTGGAAGCTCGGCGCGCGGGTCGTGCCCGGGCACTTCGCCCAGACGCACGCCCACCCCGAGCTCCAGGGCCGCCCGCTGCTCGACATCCTCTGGAAGGAGCACGCCCAGGACCGGGGCGCGGCGATGTCGCGCCTGCGCCGCTACGAGCTCACCGGCCAGGCCGAGCAGACCTTCGACCGGCTCTCCGGCGGCCAGCAGGCCCGCTTCCAGATCCTGCTGCTGGAACTGGAGGGCGTCACCGCCCTGCTCCTCGACGAGCCGACCGACAACCTCGACCTGGAGTCCGCGGAGGCGCTCCAGGAGGGCCTGGAGGCCTTCGACGGCACCGTGCTCGCGGTCACGCACGACCGCTGGTTCGCCCGCTCCTTCGACCGCTACCTGGTCTTCGGCAGCGACGGCCGCGTCCGCGAGACCGCCGAGCCCGTGTGGGATGAGCGTCGCGTGGAGCGGGCGCGGTAG